A genomic region of Metopolophium dirhodum isolate CAU chromosome 1, ASM1992520v1, whole genome shotgun sequence contains the following coding sequences:
- the LOC132940419 gene encoding LOW QUALITY PROTEIN: LIM homeobox transcription factor 1-alpha-like (The sequence of the model RefSeq protein was modified relative to this genomic sequence to represent the inferred CDS: deleted 1 base in 1 codon), with protein MKLGDPLDWIGLEIRLDVSAGIFKNGDRGDGSANCEGCGMRIVDRFLLRVGTSNWHEQCVKCSECGVPLAKSCYNRHKRLYCKNDYDRLFRVKCGRCGDREPLGARDLVMHAGPNHVYHVGCFVCVACMKPLQKGQQYVVKAGGGQPFCLFCSKKEIFLKQQTVVNPQPDSLTLDENCRPPDGRRRLKRHRTIFTSVQEQQLKASFEFCSKPGKKVHRALAKETGLSVHVLQVWFKNQRQKMKKI; from the exons ATGAAACTCGGGGACCCGTTGGATTGGATtggattggagataaggcttgACGTTTCGGCGGGAATATTTAAAA ACGGCGATCGTGGCGATGGCTCGGCAAATTGCGAGGGCTGCGGTATGAGGATCGTCGACAGGTTCTTACTGCGAGTGGGTACAAGCAACTGGCACGAGCAGTGCGTCAAATGTTCTGAGTGCGGCGTCCCACTGGCCAAGTCGTGCTACAACCGGCACAAAAGATTGTACTGCAAAAACGATTATGACAG GCTATTCCGCGTCAAATGCGGTCGGTGTGGCGACAGG GAGCCTTTGGGAGCCAGAGACCTCGTAATGCACGCTGGGCCCAATCACGTCTATCACGTGGGATGTTTCGTGTGCGTGGCTTGCATGAAACCGTTACAGAAAGGCCAGCAGTACGTGGTCAAAGCCGGTGGCGGACAACCATTCTGCCTATTCTGCTCCAAAAAGGAAATATTTCTCAAGCAACAGACTGTTGTAAATCCACAaccag ATAGTCTTACTTTAGACGAGAACTGTAGACCTCCTGACGGCCGCCGTAGACTGAAAAGACACAGAACCATATTCACTTCAGTACAAGAACAGCAGTTAAAAGCTTCATTTGAATTCTGTTCAAAACCTGGTAAAAAG GTGCACAGAGCGTTGGCTAAAGAAACGGGATTAAGTGTGCATGTATTGCAAGTTTGGTTTAAAAATCAGAGacaaaaaatgaagaaaatctAA